The Prosthecobacter fusiformis sequence TTTGGCAGAGTGAAGCGGAAGCGGATCTTACCACGCTTTGCGGCTGCACGAGCCTTGCGCTTGGTGCGCTCTTTCGGATTCTCATGAGCGCGCAGGCGGCGCATTTCTTCGAGGATGCCTTCCATCTCGAGCTTGGTTTTAAGACGCTTGAGAGCGCGGTCAACAGGCTCACCTTTGCGGATTTGGACTTCGGGCATACGTGTTCAGAGAAATGGTTTTGAAAAGGGGTGACGAGTCTATGGGCTGACAGCCATTCGTCAAACGGAAAGATGCATTGCTGAACGCTTTTACACCTCCACCAGGTTAGATTCAAGAGGACGACTGTAGCAAATTTGAAGGCTGACGGCCCCAGAACCCATCTGCATCCCCCAATTGGGTCTCCTTTAATCAGCCAATCAGCCTCGACATGGTTTTACCAACACACCTGGAGAGGAACAGGCTATCTCACAATGCTTGATAGCAGGCCAGCTAAAGCATTCCGACATAACGGTTTAGCTGCTGTTTCTGAAGCGATTCCCCCGGATGGCCAGCCATTCTTCTAGATGAGCAGGGCAAACATTGCGGACCTGAAATTTGCTGCCATACAGCCACCAGCCCAGAAATTCGTCTCTGACACCTTCGATGATGTCGATGGGCCTGGCTGACTTCCCCGCATCCACCGCCAGCAGGCGTTTGAAGAGGTCTTCGAGCGTGGTCTTTTCCACCGAAGTGTCAACCCGCCCAAGTTCGTCGATCCAGGCCTTGAGCCGCCGTTCTGCAATCTTGCGATCCGTGGTTTTGAGGGAGCGCTCCTTGCGTTTGCCCTCGACCTTCTTGATGCCCAGATACATGCCCGAGCGCGTGTTCCGATACAGTCCGGCGATGCCAGGGACTTTGATGAAATCGGGCGCGGGTGCAGATGATGAACTGGAGGCGGGAGGCATGTGACTCCCCTAGAAGTTGACAAAAGGGCCTCCAGGACGGCGGAAAATGACAGTTTTGTCAGCAGATGGCATAGCGTCAGCCTTTGAGTGCCAATCACCACGCAAGAGCCAGTCTTCAAAGCAAAAACCATGAAGTGCGTTGAACGAGTTTTTACCTTCCAGCCCACCATCTTCACCTGCGGGATGTAGCCATCCGGTATTTGTAGGAAATAAGGAAGATGAAGTTCATGGCTGGTTTGTCTGAACTCTTTTCCTACTGCATCAAACCAAGCCTACGGCACGCATCTCATTCACCAG is a genomic window containing:
- the rpsU gene encoding 30S ribosomal protein S21, which encodes MPEVQIRKGEPVDRALKRLKTKLEMEGILEEMRRLRAHENPKERTKRKARAAAKRGKIRFRFTLPKTAEGAPAPTA